A stretch of DNA from Triticum dicoccoides isolate Atlit2015 ecotype Zavitan chromosome 2A, WEW_v2.0, whole genome shotgun sequence:
CCAAGAGGGTGATGTTTCTTTGTAGATCATCCCGTTTCATTAACTATGAATACATCACCCTCTTTTCGAACACAAAATAACTGTGAGCACATGGTACGTACAAGCTAAAACACATACTAGCAAAATCGGCATGCGAGAAGTAATGAAGCCATTCCTATAATTCGGCAGTGGAACATATGCCATGAAGGTTTCACTGCCTATATATCTCAATCAACTGGTCAGTTAAACAATTCGATCTTCAAATGTTATCATGAGCCATCTTTCTTTTACAAAAAACTTATTTGTTTAGAGGCAtaaaaaagaaaatcaaaaaatcaATTTATACCATTGCGAACGACTGACCGTTGCGGCGTACTCCTCATGTTGCATTATGGAGATTTTCGCACCAATCTTTCAAAAGAAATCAGTAATGATTCATTACATATCTCTGTTGCCAACTATGGTAGTCGTTATCATTCATAGTGGGTTCAAGTGCATTTTCCTTTTTTCCCATGATAAGACGGTAGTGCTTCTACATGTGGGCAGCACTTCGCGCGCCTAAGTTCTTGCTTGATGCATAACAGTATAACACACACTTCATGAACATAGTGGCCTGCCACTATAAATAGAACCACATACCAAACATTCATTTCACACATTCCCAAAGTAAAATCTAGGTAAGACCAAAATCTCAGCTAGCCATCCATTAGATACAAAATAATAGTACCAGCAGCCATGGCTAAGTTACACACATTGGTTGCGGCACTGTTGCTTGTCATGGCAGTATCCCTCGCTGCACTAGAGGGTGTTCATGCCGTCTGCGGCATGTCAAATGATGAATTCAAGCTTTGCCAGCCCGCGGCGGCAGTGAATAACCCGACGGACAGTCCATCGGCTGAGTGTTGCGCTGCCCTTGGGAAGGCCAACCTATCATGCATCTGCCGCTACAAGGGCATCGCCGGCATATGGCTGAGAATGTACCAACATTGATGCAAACCGCGCCATGGCGCTACCCGGTAAGTGCGGTCTCACCATGCCAAACAACTGCTCTTGATGATCGGATGTACTACCCATAAGCATCTAGCAGGTGTTAATCGCTCTACATAAGCTTCAACACTGATATGGCTAAATAAGTGGAGGATCACTTGGAAAGGCATTGTGCTACCCGGTCTTATTGTTATAGTATGATTTGGAAGTGTGATTATCACATTAAGCTCTTGGTAAAAAATAATGCATGTTATACCGAAAATGTAAGGATGCATGGCAAAATTGCCTTGCATGTTGTTCCATCAATTTAAGATCATATAATGGTGTTGTTCGTGTCAAATAGTTGTATGTTCTCTAGTGAACAGGTAAATGTTGAACACGGCTTCTTTTCCCGATTGGTCACTCCTAAGTAATTTTATAATCAGCTATCAAGATGACCCGTGCGTTTTTGCAGCTAGTGTATGTATAGAGTTTATGATGATGCATCTATGAACGATTAAAGAAACTGCGATCAATGTTTATCTTTAAAAGCATGTACATCTTATATTGTCCAATGGACTGCCACAACACCTCTCTGCCTACTGGAAAAATCTCGAAAACCTTACTATGTATAAGCAGGCATATAGCAATGCGGTTTGTTTAGAATTTCAAGGTGATCCCTGGAAGCATCCTATCAGGAACTAGTAGATGGAAATGTACTAGTAGAATACTAGAAGGAAAGGTAGGACTCCTGATTTGCATAATCAGACACAATTTCTATAGGTGGTTTCAATTTGTTGGTCTGGTAATCCTCGCCCTTGGTGAGGTGTATGTGTGCTCTGGAGCCACTCTACAATTGCTCCCACCAAACGGAAGGATTTTCTCATATGTGGTCACCAAGGACTACACTATAAACATGAATTGTACGAGTAAAACTAATAATATGGGAGCTACTTCGTCAAGGACACTCACAACAATACAAAAATGCCCATGTGTCCATATGGCAGCATTGAATTGCATGAAAGCATCCATCACATGGATGTTGCACCACACAATGTTCCTATTAAGTGTGAGAAGAGAGATGGAGCAATAACCCTAAGAAATCATCGTGTGTCGACCAATGGGTAGAGCCTAGTTGGTGCTAGGTTCATTTCAGCATGCCGCATATTCAACATACACAAGTTTTTCACTTAGTTACAATTGCTTTTTCACCGTCTTTGAAATCCACATACATCCTGGGACTGGGAACCATCAGGATTTGCATCTGCATGTAGTTCCTTTCTGCACGAAGTAACCTTGCCAAGATAGCCATGTGTAGATGGACTTaactaggtactccctccgtccaaaaatacttgccatcaaaatggataaaaagggatgtatctagaactaaaatacatctagatacatccccttttatccattttgatgacaagtatttccggacggatggAGTACATATGTAGCGAAGGAGGCCCATGTGCCGCACTGCTTAAAGCTCCTGCATGTTGGAGTGAATGGGACTGTCTGGGCGTGTGTGATGTGATGTGCAGGTTGCCATTATCGTGTTTGAATCACAAGAATGTGGTGCCCCATTTTATGCAAATTTACTAGCAACCTATCATATTTCAAACACTATTGTCACTGCATTCACTGTGAGAATAAAACCGATTGTAGCGGGGGGTTTTTAGGGGGAACTGATTCTAATGTATACGGTATGCCGCCTTTGATTTTCTCACCCTTTTACAAACATCAACCTGGACAAGACTGCAACACCTTTTCATTTTTTGATGCAAGATTAACACTTGAATTCGTACGTTATGCGAAAGAAAACCGACACCACTGAATTCATATTGAGGGTCTCCTTGTTTCTGAGTACTCCAACATCGTATAAGCAAGCAGCATATAACATCTCATTTTGTTCAGAATTTTGAGGTGATCCCTTGAAGCAGCCTACCAAGAAACTAGTAAATGGAAATGTACGAGAGTACTAGAAGGAAAGGTAGGACTCCTGATTAGCATAATCAAACATAGTGTCTATGCTATCATAACTAACCCACTACTTGCTAGGTGGTTTCAATTTGGGGGTTTAGTAATCCTCGCCCTCGGTGAGGTGTGTGTTTGCTCTAGAGCCAATCTTCAATTGCTCCTACCAAACGCAAGGGTTTTCTCAAATGTGGTCACCAAGAACTACACTATGAACATGAACTGATACGGGCAATATTAATAACCGGGGGTCTACTTCGCACAGGACACTCACGACAATACATAAATGCCCATGTGCTCATATGGCATTTTTGAATTGCATGAAAGCATCCATCACATGCAGTGGTGAATCTAGACAGAAACTGAAGGATGGGCTCAAAGCCTGTATCATGCGAATATCTATTAGGTTGGGCTTGCAAGTGGCTGAGTTGGGCTTTGAAACTAGTAGTAAAAAACTTTTTTACAGTGCTGGAGGGGGGGCTCAAGCCTGTTAAAGCCCCCCTAGTAGATTCGCCCCTGATCACATGGATGTTGCACCACACAAGTTCCTATTTAAGTGTGCGGAGAGAGGTGAAGCAATACCCCTAAGAAACCATCGTGCGTTGACCAAGGAGTGGAGCCTAGTCGTTGCTAGGTTCATTTTCAGCATACTGCATATTCATTGTACACAAGTTCTGCACTTAGTTAGAATTGCTTTTTAGCCGTCTTTGAAATCCACATACTTCCTAGGACTGGGAACCATCAGGATTTGCATCTGCACGCACTGGCTTCATGCGCGAGGTAACCTTTGCCAAAGATGGCCAGATGTAGATGGACTCCTTCAGAAATTTGCCATCCTAGTGCATTTTGTTAACTAGGCACGTATCTGGCGAAGAAGGCCTAAGTGCCGCACCGTTTAAAGCTCCTGCTCATGCGCCTTGAGCGAGTCAGACTGTCTGCATGTGCTGAAACGTGCAGGATGCCATTATGTGTCTGAAACTCTGAATCACAAGAGCATGGTGCCCCATTTTATGCAAATTTGCTAGCTACCGTGTTTCGAACACTACTACCACTGCATTCACCGTGAGGATTAAACTGATTCTAGCGTATCCGGCATTCTGCCTTTGATTTTCTCTCAGCCTTTTACAAATGTCAACCTGGACAAGACCGCGGCACTTTTTCATTTTTTAATGCAAAATTGACGCTTCATTTCATATGTTATGCGAAAGAGAACTGACACCACTGAGTTCATATGGAGGGCCTTCTTGTTTCTTACAAGAACGCACACCTTTAGGTAATTTAATTCGCTGGAGAGATAAGCCCGTGGCTCTTTCCATTGTGCAAGCAAGATTGGTTGGATTAGCTCATAATATTCCAAAATATTACGGTACGGATAGATACACATTAATAGATAATAGAAAAAGTTCGGTTTTTTTATATTGAATTTGTTAAAACAGAAAAATATAATATATAGTCAAAAAAGTATTCTAAAAAAAATAGAAATATAAAACCAGTAGAATTGAAATGTAAGTTGATTGGTTGcactagaaaaatatgcatttctgAAGGACTAGGTGCATTGCATAGGGAAGAATTTCCGTGAGATTAGTAAATTTTTTTCTTAATTACTCACAGTGGAGTAGATATAAACTAGACCATAAAAATTCATATATAGTTCTCAATCCTACAAACCAACAAGCTCTAGCAGAAAAAAATCCTACGAAATAGAATCTCTCAAAATATCTATGAAAATCTTCTAAATCATTGAGGCTTAAATTCCTACAAATATTTTTCTGTCCATCTTTAGAAAACATGCACGTCTTTGGTATTATCCGGCGGACTGCCACAACACTTCTCAGGCTTCTAGAGAAATGGACCCTGGAAGCATAAAGCATTTCAGTTCGTTCAGTTCAGGAAGCAAAGGTACTAGTAAATGGATTTGTGCTAGAATGCTGGCAAGAAAGGCATGACTCCTGATTTGGATAATCAAACATAACATCTACGCCACCACAGCTCACTACTTGCTAGGTGGGTGCGATTTGGAGGTCTGATGATCCTCGGTGAGCTGCATGCTCTGAAGAACCTCTATGATTGATCCCACTGCACGATCTCCCCTCTCTAAGACATGCTCCAGTTTCTCCACCTTCTCTAGCAGCTGCTCAGCTTTCACATTCGCGCAGCTCAGCAGCTTATCGGAAGTCTTCAACGCCCTGCACAACTAGAGTTTGAGGTACAGAGATTCGGGAGCAAAATGTTAGTTTGCATCCAGCAACGAATTGTACTAGTAAATAATCACAGGTTACGTCCACAGTAAACAAAAAGGAAGGGAAGAAACACACCTTCAGCATCAGGGAAGGCCACGAAGGGTCATTCTCCTGTAGCGACTTCATCAAATTGTCATAGTCTTCCTGATTGATGATGAATGCACAAATGAATTAAATTTTTTAATTCATCCCTGAAGCTCATAACTAAGAGTAGCGCACCACTTTAAATTGATGAAGAACCAGCCTTTTCTGGCATCTTGGTGGACTCTGTCATTATTATTAAACACTGAATTCGAAGATGAAGCAAACAACAAACATGAGGTAGAACATCAGAAACTTAGCAATCTGTTAAGCTGGGCAGGATGCGTGAACTAACCCACCACAAGATACTACCTCCGTTCacgaatataagatgttctaacttatttgtgaatcggatgtatatagacacatttcaGCGTTTTGTTAACTCATTTCAGTCCATATGTAGCCCATATCgagatatccaaaacatcttatatttgtgaacggagggagtatgaattaTGAACTTAAGTTAGATGAGACCGTCTTAATTAACCCCAATATCCAACATTGCACACTTTTTGTGTACACTATCATGAATCTATGGGCAGCAAGATCCTTCACGTAGAACACAATTGAGTAGTTCATGGCAATTCAGGTTAACAGAACAGCTGATGGACGCATGGCTCGGACAACAAACTCGAAGGAGCAAGAAACGATATGACGGGAGAATCAATTTGATGCTGAAAAAATCAGGAACAAGGGGAAGAAGGGAGCCCTCACCGCGAAGAGCCGCTGGAGCTCGGAGGGGTCGGCCTCCTCCACCTGATGCGCTGCCAAGGGGGAAGAGGGAACAGAGGCGTCGCCTCCGCCGTCGAGGTGGTCGTCGCCTCCTTCGACGGCGAGGTCGCTCAAGAGATCGCTGACAGTGAGCAGTGGACCTCCGACTCCCCGCATCTCTGTGCTCAAGGTCGCTGGACCGAGAGGAGTCTTACGGTGGTGGGACCGGGGGAGGCCAGGCGGCGTCGCTGGATCCGAGGGGGGAGGGTGGCTGCGCTGGATCCGGTCGGGAGGACCGTCGCCGGCGGAGAGGAGGGGAAAAATCGATGGGCACGACTCGCAACACGCTGAGAACGCCCTGTCGCCTTTGCGGCCCATGCGGCTGGTAAACGACGTGGGCTGAGTTGCCACCAACGGAGAGCTTGTGGGCCCCTAATCTCCTTTTGTCGCTTATTACTGGGCCGGGTTAGGTCATATTTTGATTCCCACGAAGCTTTCTTCGAAATCACTAATCGAGGAGTACTCGTTACAAAGATCACTCCCACCTTCTCAGATTGCAACAAGTGGCGAGCTGCATATGCGCCTGGCAACTTGGaagttttcttttttttcatacatCTGTTTATTTAAaaggttttatctcttaaaccatgcgtccaaatctcgaaccgttttcaccgttggattcctcgcgtcgagatcttaaaAACTAGATCCTATTGATtaactttttttcacaaaaaaacagacaaaaaaatcGAACCGGGAGCACGGGGTTTTTCTCCCTCCGAAAAAAGCACGCCCACgtctctcacgaaatcacaaccgtgcctctcgtgaaaactAAACCGCGCCTCTTGCGGAAggataaaaaacagaaaacatgtttttttgttttcgagagacacggccgtgcctctcatgaaagcacaaccatatctctcgcggaagcaaaatcgtacCTATCATGAaagcaaaaaaacagaaaacgtgtttttttcgttttcgagaggcacggccttgactctcgcgaaagcacaaccgtgccctcGCCGAAATAAAACCGTGCTTCTCGCggaaaaaaacataaaacatattttttttctgtttttaagaGGCACGGCCGCGCCTCTTGCggaaggcaaaaaaacagaaaacgcattcTTTTTCGTTTTCAAGAGACACGGCCGTGAATCTGacaaaagcaaaaccgtgactcttgtaacaaaaaaacatgttttttcatgCAAAAAATTTAAATTTATTTTGATCCAAAAGTTAAGGAAGACAGGTGAAAAACCGAAACGTCAAAAAATGCAAAAAAAGCTGTTTTAAAAACCGAAAACAGGTGTGGAAAAAAAAACAGAGCGGCTGAGAGCGCACCAAGAAGCGTTCGTCAACAGCAGTGCGTCCACAGAATTTCCTATTTGCCGCACGTTGCGGCAAATTGTCGCTGCAACGCATAGGCAGAGCTCGACATCGAGCGATTAGGGCTGGCTCATTTCGTGAGTGCACACAAACCTTTCCATTTCTGATTTTTGGCATGTTTCCACGGGCTTCCACCTAGTTTATTTCGGTTTTGGGACCTTCTAGAAGATCCACAAccgtgttttctttcttttcctattttattttcgtttttttCTGGTTTCTTTTTATGTTTTTTCAGATTCCATTTTTATATTCTTTcctattttattttctttcatttCGTTTTCTTgttcaaaaaatgtttgaaaattCAAAACATGTTGACTTTCCAAAATTAGTTAGCTTTTTCATAAAATGTTCAGTTTTCTAAAATTCAGAAATTCATCAAGGTTCAGAAAGTTCAAATTTTGTTTGCGTCTTTCAGAAATGTTCTTATTTTATAAAATCGTGTTTTTAAGAAAATGATCAAAATTCAAAAAAGggtgtgttttcaaattttgttcataaattaaaaaaatgtttgcacttttaaaaattgttcatgcaCTATCTGCTTTTAAAATTCAACGTTATTTTGTTTAAAAATGTTCAGAAATTCCAAAAGCATTCCTGCTTCCAAATATCTATCAAAATACGAAAAAGGTTGTGTTTTCAAATTTTCTCATAAATActaaaaatgatcggaatgtttctGTTCAAAAATTTCAGAACTTGTCAAAAAATGTTCCCGTTTTAGAAAATTGTTCaaaacattttaaaaaaatgttcacgttttcaTTTTTGTGTGTTTCAAAATATGTTCCTTTTTCAGAAagtgttcaaaattttcaaaaaattgttcgtaTTTTCAAATTTTGGTCGGGAATTTAGAAAATGTTCGCATTTGCACAATTTTCATTTGGAATTTCGAAAAATGGTCCTCTCTTCAGAAAAggcgttcatgattttgaaaaatgtttcaGTTTTGTAAAACAATTAGCAAATTTGAACAGTGTTTGTGTTTCACAAAACACTCggttttttaaaaaatgttttaaaAATTCCGAAAATAATTCGAATCTGCACTGCCTATTGGTTCTTAAAGTTTGACGCTCCTGGTTAATTTGAAAATCTCGCTAGCTCAGCTGGTTGCGGCTCGCGGTCGGGAGCATGAGATAGCGGGATCGATTTCCGAGCGATGCCAAATTTTTTGGACTACAGAGGTTCGCTGGCGTCATGGGCCAGCCCAGTTGGAGACCGTCTGTGCGAAACTACGTCTCTTTGCCGCAAAGAGTGGCATATATGAGGTCCGTGCGTCCACCCACCTTCCTGTCGCGCTAAGCGTCCCACGTGGTGCCGCGCATCACACTCAGCCCACGTGAAGCAACCAACATCCCATTTCTTCAGAACATGTTCTGTGACCCAATCCTCCCCCCTCGCGTCTCTGTCTTCTAGCTCTCCCTCCAGGAGAAGCTCACAATGGCTGCTCAAGGGAGCCAAGTCCATGGCCAGCAACCAGTGACAAAGCCAGGAATTAAGGATTAGGGGGGCCAAATGACTCAAAATTCTGATAACAAGGGCCAAACAATACTAATACATGTATTTTTGTATAAACTACACACTGTTCATCTACTAATTAGCAGCAAATCAATGATCTtaggggagggggcagggcccctGCTGGTCCCTCCTGTCTCCGCCACTGCCAGCAAGTGCCCAACATGGTTGTGAAAAGGAGGCAAGGGGATGACGGGAGGAGCCAAGTCCATGGCCGCCAGATGCCCAGAACATGGTTGCGCGAAGGGAGACAAGGGGGACGTCCGTGTTGCGCTCCAGATCCGGCGGTGCGCCACAACCGCGACTTTTTGATGCTGCTCGTGGAAGGGCCAGAACCGGTGGCTGGCCCTGAGCCGTAGTTGAGGCTCTTTGTCGCAATGGTGATGTGACGTTGGCGAGTTGAAGATGCACAAATTTTTCCTGCAACATGACCTTTGTTGTAAAAAATTCCGTGCAACATGACCTTTTTGTTGCAAAGGTGCTTCAACTAGATCTCAGTTGTAAAGGTTTCCACAACAAGAAGTTCATTCCAAAGGTGGTGGGCGCCgcttgatagtttcagatctgacgGCTCGCGACAGCTGGCGGACGCGTAgcacgccccaagttcggccttaccCCTCATGAAGCTTTGTCCAGATTGTCCAGAAAAAAAAAGAATGAAGCTTTGTCG
This window harbors:
- the LOC119356336 gene encoding uncharacterized protein LOC119356336 — translated: MRGVGGPLLTVSDLLSDLAVEGGDDHLDGGGDASVPSSPLAAHQVEEADPSELQRLFAEDYDNLMKSLQENDPSWPSLMLKLCRALKTSDKLLSCANVKAEQLLEKVEKLEHVLERGDRAVGSIIEVLQSMQLTEDHQTSKSHPPSK